The following are encoded in a window of Bradyrhizobium guangdongense genomic DNA:
- a CDS encoding class I mannose-6-phosphate isomerase — MLLKLLFTNEPLSIQVHPDDTFARAMGMLNGKSEAWYILSAKPDAKIGIGLKHRVTPQDLRAAIRDGSIVELVQWRCVATGDVVFIPAGTIHALGPGIVLVEIQQHSDATYRLFDYGRGRELHEDNAVAVANAGPLRSGGRVARLTNERTILVASRYFVFERLQLPAGSSWALLAERETWMLVLDGHAAIGLKAVSVGQAVFANGGRASIEVGANGLTTLVAYPAAAPVAGLLQMLGEPSIDLLGSTPVPESTGVSKVRT; from the coding sequence TTGCTGCTCAAGCTGCTGTTCACGAACGAACCACTGTCGATCCAGGTCCATCCGGATGACACGTTCGCACGCGCGATGGGAATGCTGAATGGCAAGAGCGAGGCCTGGTACATCCTGTCCGCAAAGCCGGACGCAAAGATCGGCATTGGCCTTAAACATCGGGTGACGCCGCAGGACTTGCGCGCAGCGATCAGGGACGGCTCGATCGTCGAGCTGGTGCAGTGGCGCTGTGTTGCGACAGGGGATGTCGTATTCATCCCCGCCGGCACGATCCACGCGCTTGGCCCCGGCATAGTACTGGTCGAAATTCAGCAGCATAGTGACGCGACGTACCGGCTGTTCGACTACGGCAGAGGGCGCGAATTGCATGAGGACAACGCTGTCGCTGTCGCCAACGCCGGGCCGCTTCGATCCGGCGGTCGTGTCGCACGCCTGACCAACGAACGGACGATTCTTGTCGCGAGCCGGTATTTCGTCTTCGAAAGACTTCAGCTGCCAGCGGGCTCGAGCTGGGCCCTACTCGCTGAGCGGGAGACGTGGATGCTTGTCCTCGACGGTCACGCGGCGATCGGATTGAAGGCGGTATCCGTTGGACAGGCGGTCTTCGCCAACGGCGGCCGCGCTAGTATCGAGGTCGGCGCCAATGGATTGACCACGTTGGTCGCCTATCCGGCGGCTGCTCCGGTTGCTGGCCTGCTGCAGATGCTGGGCGAGCCGTCGATCGATCTCCTTGGCTCGACCCCCGTTCCCGAATCCACCGGCGTTTCCAAGGTGCGCACATGA
- a CDS encoding response regulator, with translation MQLEDASKWPVVLVVEDDELLRWSAMIVLEDSGYSVLEASDAGEALTTLEQRADVRIIFTDVQMPGAIDGVRLAHLVSQRWPLLKIIVTSGRMRLHQDDLPKGGVYLMKPYSATELTTAVYEVRAGG, from the coding sequence ATGCAACTCGAAGACGCCAGCAAATGGCCAGTCGTGCTTGTCGTTGAGGATGACGAGCTGTTGCGCTGGAGCGCGATGATAGTACTCGAAGATTCTGGCTACAGTGTTCTTGAGGCCTCGGACGCTGGGGAGGCGCTCACGACTTTGGAACAGCGGGCAGATGTCCGCATCATATTCACTGACGTACAGATGCCGGGAGCAATCGACGGAGTTCGGCTTGCCCACTTGGTGAGCCAGCGCTGGCCTCTGCTAAAGATCATCGTGACGTCCGGCAGAATGAGGCTCCACCAGGACGACCTCCCGAAGGGAGGGGTTTATTTGATGAAGCCATATTCGGCCACGGAGCTGACGACCGCGGTATACGAAGTGAGAGCGGGAGGTTGA
- a CDS encoding amidohydrolase/deacetylase family metallohydrolase has translation MPFDLILRGGRVIDPSQKLDAVTDVAFSDGKVAAVGSGLKADPATEVRDVSQFIVTPGLIDLHTHGYWGGTSLGIDAEEFCRASGVTTSIDTGSAGPGNFAGFRKHVIEPSQVRILAYLHVSHAGIFGFSHRIMVGESEELRLMNPIEAAKVADANRDVIVGIKVRVGLHSSGTSGVVPLDIALQVADEVGMPLMAHIDHPPPTYEEVLARLRPGDVLTHAFRPFPNSPATAQGTVKKAVLDARERGVLFDIGHGKGSFAFKTARAMLANGFYPDTISSDIHQLCINGPAFDQVTTMSKFLCMGMSLPDVIAASTENAAMALRRPELGSLKPGSIGDATLISVRQGQFDYEDVVGEHLIGDRKIVSEGVVIGGRWWHPN, from the coding sequence ATGCCTTTCGATTTGATCCTGCGCGGCGGGCGGGTGATCGACCCCTCGCAAAAGCTCGATGCGGTGACCGATGTCGCATTTTCGGATGGCAAGGTTGCCGCAGTGGGCAGTGGGCTCAAGGCGGATCCGGCGACCGAGGTTCGCGACGTCTCGCAGTTCATCGTGACGCCGGGGCTGATCGATCTCCACACCCATGGCTATTGGGGCGGTACCTCGCTCGGCATCGATGCCGAGGAATTCTGCCGCGCCTCCGGCGTCACCACCTCGATCGACACCGGCAGCGCCGGCCCCGGCAATTTCGCGGGCTTTCGCAAGCATGTCATCGAGCCGAGCCAGGTCCGCATTCTGGCCTATCTGCACGTTTCCCATGCCGGCATCTTCGGCTTCTCGCACCGGATCATGGTCGGCGAGAGCGAGGAACTGCGGCTGATGAACCCGATCGAGGCGGCCAAGGTTGCCGATGCCAACCGCGATGTGATTGTCGGCATCAAGGTGCGCGTCGGGCTGCATTCTTCGGGCACGTCGGGCGTCGTGCCGCTCGATATCGCGCTTCAGGTTGCTGACGAGGTCGGCATGCCCTTGATGGCGCATATCGACCATCCGCCGCCGACCTATGAAGAGGTGCTGGCCCGCCTTCGGCCCGGCGACGTGCTCACCCATGCCTTCCGCCCGTTCCCGAATTCACCGGCGACGGCGCAGGGCACGGTGAAGAAGGCGGTGCTGGATGCGCGCGAGCGCGGCGTGCTGTTCGATATCGGCCACGGCAAGGGCTCGTTCGCGTTCAAGACAGCGCGTGCCATGCTCGCCAACGGCTTCTATCCGGATACGATCTCATCGGATATCCATCAGCTCTGCATCAACGGCCCGGCCTTCGACCAGGTGACGACGATGTCGAAATTCCTCTGCATGGGCATGTCGCTGCCGGACGTGATCGCCGCCTCGACCGAGAATGCCGCGATGGCGCTGCGGCGGCCCGAGCTCGGCAGCCTCAAGCCGGGCAGCATCGGCGATGCCACCCTGATTTCGGTCAGGCAAGGCCAGTTCGACTATGAGGACGTCGTCGGCGAGCACCTGATCGGCGATCGCAAGATCGTCTCGGAAGGCGTCGTCATCGGTGGCCGCTGGTGGCATCCGAACTAG